A part of Chiloscyllium punctatum isolate Juve2018m chromosome 27, sChiPun1.3, whole genome shotgun sequence genomic DNA contains:
- the LOC140453548 gene encoding trafficking protein particle complex subunit 3 isoform X2, with protein sequence MSRQANRGTESKKMYWYLPFISPSASLHLMNSELFTLTYGALVTQLCKDYENDEDVNKQLDKMGYNIGVRLIEDFLARSNVGRCHDFRETADVIAKVAFKMYLGITPSVTNWSAAGDEFSLILENNPLVDFVELPDNHSGLIYSNLLCGVLRGALEMVQMAIDVKFVQDTLKGDNVTEIRLKFIKRIEENLPAGEE encoded by the exons TACTGGTATTTGCCATTCATTTCACCTTCTGCATCTCTGCATCTCATG AACTCAGAGTTATTCACTCTGACTTATGGAGCTTTAGTTACACAACTGTGTAAAGATTATGAAAATGATGAAGATGTTAATAAGCAGTTGGATAAAAT GGGTTACAACATTGGAGTCAGACTGATAGAAGATTTTTTGGCTCGTTCCAATGTTGGAAGATGTCATGATTTTCGTGAAACTGCAGATGTCATTGCAAAG GTTGCTTTTAAAATGTACCTGGGTATAACTCCCAGTGTGACCAACTGGAGTGCAGCCGGGGATGAATTTTCATTAATTCTGGAAAATAATCCACTTGTTGACTTTGTGGAATTGCCTGATAATCATTCTGGTTTGATCTATTCTAATCTTCTCTGCGGAGTTCTGAGAGGTGCATTGGAAATG GTTCAAATGGCAATCGATGTGAAATTTGTCCAGGACACACTCAAGGGTGACAATGTAACAGAAATCAGACTGAAATTCATTAAAAGAATTGAAGAAAATCTTCCAGCTGGAGAAGAATAA
- the LOC140453548 gene encoding trafficking protein particle complex subunit 3 isoform X5, with translation MGYNIGVRLIEDFLARSNVGRCHDFRETADVIAKVAFKMYLGITPSVTNWSAAGDEFSLILENNPLVDFVELPDNHSGLIYSNLLCGVLRGALEMVQMAIDVKFVQDTLKGDNVTEIRLKFIKRIEENLPAGEE, from the exons AT GGGTTACAACATTGGAGTCAGACTGATAGAAGATTTTTTGGCTCGTTCCAATGTTGGAAGATGTCATGATTTTCGTGAAACTGCAGATGTCATTGCAAAG GTTGCTTTTAAAATGTACCTGGGTATAACTCCCAGTGTGACCAACTGGAGTGCAGCCGGGGATGAATTTTCATTAATTCTGGAAAATAATCCACTTGTTGACTTTGTGGAATTGCCTGATAATCATTCTGGTTTGATCTATTCTAATCTTCTCTGCGGAGTTCTGAGAGGTGCATTGGAAATG GTTCAAATGGCAATCGATGTGAAATTTGTCCAGGACACACTCAAGGGTGACAATGTAACAGAAATCAGACTGAAATTCATTAAAAGAATTGAAGAAAATCTTCCAGCTGGAGAAGAATAA
- the LOC140453548 gene encoding trafficking protein particle complex subunit 3 isoform X4: MNSELFTLTYGALVTQLCKDYENDEDVNKQLDKMGYNIGVRLIEDFLARSNVGRCHDFRETADVIAKVAFKMYLGITPSVTNWSAAGDEFSLILENNPLVDFVELPDNHSGLIYSNLLCGVLRGALEMVQMAIDVKFVQDTLKGDNVTEIRLKFIKRIEENLPAGEE, translated from the exons ATG AACTCAGAGTTATTCACTCTGACTTATGGAGCTTTAGTTACACAACTGTGTAAAGATTATGAAAATGATGAAGATGTTAATAAGCAGTTGGATAAAAT GGGTTACAACATTGGAGTCAGACTGATAGAAGATTTTTTGGCTCGTTCCAATGTTGGAAGATGTCATGATTTTCGTGAAACTGCAGATGTCATTGCAAAG GTTGCTTTTAAAATGTACCTGGGTATAACTCCCAGTGTGACCAACTGGAGTGCAGCCGGGGATGAATTTTCATTAATTCTGGAAAATAATCCACTTGTTGACTTTGTGGAATTGCCTGATAATCATTCTGGTTTGATCTATTCTAATCTTCTCTGCGGAGTTCTGAGAGGTGCATTGGAAATG GTTCAAATGGCAATCGATGTGAAATTTGTCCAGGACACACTCAAGGGTGACAATGTAACAGAAATCAGACTGAAATTCATTAAAAGAATTGAAGAAAATCTTCCAGCTGGAGAAGAATAA
- the LOC140453548 gene encoding trafficking protein particle complex subunit 3 isoform X3 translates to MSRQANRGTESKKMNSELFTLTYGALVTQLCKDYENDEDVNKQLDKMGYNIGVRLIEDFLARSNVGRCHDFRETADVIAKVAFKMYLGITPSVTNWSAAGDEFSLILENNPLVDFVELPDNHSGLIYSNLLCGVLRGALEMVQMAIDVKFVQDTLKGDNVTEIRLKFIKRIEENLPAGEE, encoded by the exons AACTCAGAGTTATTCACTCTGACTTATGGAGCTTTAGTTACACAACTGTGTAAAGATTATGAAAATGATGAAGATGTTAATAAGCAGTTGGATAAAAT GGGTTACAACATTGGAGTCAGACTGATAGAAGATTTTTTGGCTCGTTCCAATGTTGGAAGATGTCATGATTTTCGTGAAACTGCAGATGTCATTGCAAAG GTTGCTTTTAAAATGTACCTGGGTATAACTCCCAGTGTGACCAACTGGAGTGCAGCCGGGGATGAATTTTCATTAATTCTGGAAAATAATCCACTTGTTGACTTTGTGGAATTGCCTGATAATCATTCTGGTTTGATCTATTCTAATCTTCTCTGCGGAGTTCTGAGAGGTGCATTGGAAATG GTTCAAATGGCAATCGATGTGAAATTTGTCCAGGACACACTCAAGGGTGACAATGTAACAGAAATCAGACTGAAATTCATTAAAAGAATTGAAGAAAATCTTCCAGCTGGAGAAGAATAA